From a region of the Methanobrevibacter sp. V74 genome:
- a CDS encoding Mur ligase family protein codes for MVRKFRFNFAKLTSKATSQLAKYGSGEGKAIPGYIFLKVGGIESLRELANELKLGSILVTGTNGKTTTTTFLIKLLSNDLKIRKSFESNTINSITTSLLKQKGDLGVFEYGIRNVEFGIPDKVQNVLKPIGVVYTTISKEHTQVNGVKNPFLSYYHAKKLLTQDMEHGVIVTNCDDPRTALIGINKQDRVKINYYGIDTDKIKDIYDVGSVKCPKCNEHDLNYSKVFMNHRGFYECECGFKRPEPNVKLCDIEFGVDYWKLEIEGDLFNYPAKENVSFELELNVLPFGFHNIYNTLAAITAYASFTPKIDNIENTIKNVFDNLDSSFIPPGRFEVVKFNQKVIGLGQGDNGDALKINGLFMSQFIKEPLEFIYTTPDEYEEEIFQDHLKTIECLNPEHIIVVPGRKSVKKAEEYYNLIKKEFDNVDFYPLSYKEMDVKIKKLTELATHSNYDYVMMSGCGEEQAMWEKIKRNIVNR; via the coding sequence ATGGTGAGAAAATTTAGATTTAATTTTGCTAAATTAACTAGTAAAGCTACTTCACAATTGGCTAAGTATGGTTCTGGTGAAGGTAAAGCTATACCAGGGTATATATTTTTAAAAGTTGGTGGAATCGAATCTTTGAGGGAATTGGCTAATGAACTTAAATTAGGTTCTATTTTAGTAACAGGTACTAATGGTAAAACAACTACAACAACTTTTTTAATTAAATTATTATCTAATGATCTGAAAATAAGAAAAAGTTTTGAAAGCAATACAATCAATTCAATCACAACTAGTCTTTTAAAACAGAAAGGGGATTTGGGTGTATTTGAATATGGGATAAGAAATGTCGAATTCGGAATTCCCGATAAAGTTCAAAATGTTCTAAAACCAATTGGTGTAGTTTACACGACTATTTCTAAAGAACATACTCAAGTTAATGGGGTTAAAAACCCGTTTTTATCATATTACCATGCGAAAAAATTGTTAACACAAGATATGGAACATGGAGTGATTGTAACTAATTGTGATGATCCAAGAACTGCATTAATAGGTATTAATAAACAGGATAGAGTTAAAATCAATTATTATGGAATTGATACTGATAAAATAAAAGATATCTATGATGTAGGCTCAGTAAAATGCCCTAAATGTAATGAACATGACTTAAATTACTCTAAAGTATTCATGAATCATAGGGGATTTTATGAATGTGAATGCGGATTCAAACGTCCAGAACCAAATGTCAAATTATGCGACATTGAGTTCGGAGTCGATTATTGGAAATTAGAAATTGAGGGTGATTTATTTAATTATCCTGCAAAAGAAAATGTTTCTTTTGAATTGGAATTGAATGTTCTTCCATTCGGATTTCACAATATCTACAATACATTAGCTGCAATTACTGCATATGCATCATTCACACCAAAAATTGATAATATAGAGAATACTATTAAAAATGTATTTGACAATTTAGACAGCTCATTTATTCCACCTGGAAGATTTGAAGTTGTCAAATTTAATCAGAAAGTCATCGGTTTAGGTCAGGGAGATAATGGAGACGCATTAAAAATAAATGGATTGTTTATGAGTCAATTTATTAAGGAACCATTGGAATTTATTTATACTACTCCTGATGAATATGAGGAAGAAATATTTCAGGACCATCTAAAAACAATTGAATGTCTAAATCCCGAACATATAATTGTTGTTCCGGGAAGAAAATCTGTAAAAAAAGCCGAAGAATATTATAATTTGATTAAAAAAGAATTTGATAATGTTGATTTTTATCCATTGAGTTATAAGGAAATGGATGTTAAAATTAAAAAATTAACAGAGTTGGCTACACATTCCAACTACGATTATGTTATGATGTCTGGCTGCGGCGAAGAACAAGCAATGTGGGAAAAAATAAAAAGAAATATAGTTAATAGATAA
- a CDS encoding ADP-ribosylglycohydrolase family protein encodes MKVQDGIIGFIVGDALGVPVEFKSGKTLRKNPVTGMRGHGTYNQPKGTWSDDSAMTLATMDSIVEKNGIDLEDMMIKFCDWHNYAKYMQGSVVFDCGITVGTAIANYQRGIPALKSGCGEEQDNGNGSLMRILPLSYIGDIDYETIENVSALTHAHARSKIACVLYVEIAKSMLKNNLTIEEHLHLAYDKIKEYYKDSNQLIYFEKIFNNDLDCLSGKGYVIYTFECVVHSLLTTDNYKDAVLEAVNIGGDTDTNAAICGGLAGIYYGYDSIPVEWIGEIDKIEEVKSLCEKFEAICDEHW; translated from the coding sequence ATGAAAGTTCAGGATGGCATAATTGGTTTTATTGTTGGAGATGCACTTGGAGTTCCTGTCGAGTTTAAATCAGGAAAAACACTTAGGAAAAATCCTGTCACTGGTATGAGAGGTCATGGCACATATAATCAGCCTAAAGGAACCTGGTCTGATGATTCTGCAATGACACTTGCTACAATGGACAGCATCGTGGAAAAAAATGGAATTGACCTGGAAGATATGATGATTAAATTCTGTGACTGGCATAATTATGCCAAATATATGCAAGGCAGCGTAGTATTCGATTGCGGGATAACTGTTGGAACGGCTATTGCTAATTATCAAAGAGGAATTCCCGCATTAAAATCCGGATGTGGAGAAGAGCAAGACAATGGAAATGGTTCCTTAATGAGAATTTTGCCGCTATCATACATTGGAGATATTGATTATGAGACTATTGAAAATGTTTCAGCTTTAACCCATGCCCATGCAAGGTCAAAGATTGCCTGCGTACTATATGTCGAAATAGCTAAATCCATGCTTAAAAACAATTTAACAATTGAAGAACACCTTCATTTAGCATATGATAAAATTAAAGAATATTATAAAGATTCCAATCAACTAATATACTTTGAAAAGATATTCAACAATGATTTGGATTGCTTAAGTGGCAAAGGTTATGTGATTTATACCTTTGAATGTGTTGTGCATTCACTTCTTACAACTGACAATTACAAAGATGCAGTACTTGAAGCTGTAAATATTGGCGGAGACACTGATACGAATGCGGCTATTTGCGGCGGTTTAGCTGGAATTTATTATGGTTATGATTCGATACCTGTAGAGTGGATCGGTGAAATTGATAAAATTGAGGAAGTAAAATCATTATGTGAAAAGTTCGAGGCGATTTGTGATGAACATTGGTGA
- a CDS encoding GNAT family N-acetyltransferase has product MIIKTKNLCLRHWHKSDAESLYNLAKNPNIGPVAGWPPHKSIDYSLNIINTVFARDECYAVTKNDDLIGCAELLIHPDTNHWWGEDSAELGYWIGSQYQGRGYASEASKALISRAFNQLNIKRIFATYKSENIQSKRVLEKLGFEYYSQLNNIDYLNRPFREIAVILEK; this is encoded by the coding sequence ATGATTATAAAAACAAAAAATCTCTGTTTAAGGCATTGGCACAAATCGGATGCCGAATCTCTCTACAATCTGGCTAAAAATCCAAACATTGGTCCTGTTGCAGGTTGGCCACCTCACAAAAGCATTGACTATAGCTTGAATATTATTAATACAGTATTTGCTCGTGATGAATGTTATGCAGTAACTAAAAATGATGATTTAATAGGTTGTGCCGAGCTTTTAATTCACCCGGACACTAATCATTGGTGGGGGGAGGATTCAGCTGAACTTGGTTATTGGATAGGCAGTCAATATCAGGGTAGAGGATATGCGAGCGAAGCCTCTAAGGCATTAATTTCAAGAGCTTTTAATCAGTTAAACATTAAACGAATTTTTGCAACATATAAAAGTGAAAATATCCAGTCTAAGAGAGTTTTAGAAAAATTAGGATTTGAATACTACTCCCAATTAAATAATATTGATTATTTGAATAGGCCTTTTCGCGAAATCGCTGTGATATTAGAAAAATAG
- a CDS encoding zinc ribbon domain-containing protein, translating into MTRICKNCDFVNQDDYDYCAKCGTPLVEGIKPKQIYVYKSDQLQINKKALIAAYIVTIFLSWCGFVVGLISKHTNLAVFTFFGFFMPFYLVQSPHPTLRKHGMIMMVISLFGVALSFYVMLH; encoded by the coding sequence ATGACAAGAATATGTAAAAATTGTGATTTTGTTAATCAGGATGATTATGATTATTGTGCTAAATGTGGAACTCCACTTGTTGAAGGAATTAAACCTAAACAGATTTATGTTTACAAATCAGATCAACTTCAAATAAATAAAAAAGCACTTATTGCAGCTTATATTGTAACTATATTTTTGTCTTGGTGTGGTTTTGTAGTGGGTCTTATTTCAAAACATACTAATTTGGCAGTTTTCACATTCTTCGGTTTTTTCATGCCATTTTATCTGGTTCAATCACCTCATCCAACCTTAAGAAAGCATGGCATGATTATGATGGTAATATCTCTTTTTGGTGTAGCGCTCTCGTTTTATGTTATGCTTCATTAA
- a CDS encoding ribose-phosphate diphosphokinase has product MIIGGSSSQDLAANVAKELSEELCYVETRKFPDGERYLRIIGEIEDEVTIIQSTGYPQDENLMELLFIISNLKDLGAKKVKVVVPYMGYARQEKRFNPGETISAKIVCDLIQAAGADEFITFNIHEECVLNFFDIPARNISAMPAIAEYLDKKYFKKSGEKPLIIAPDKGAYGFAQEISEIIGCECTYLTKVRLGPDKVETKIVDVRCDSESENTVNVDSVKGMHAIIIDDIIATGGTIVNAINILKQYGASSIDVCCVHPILTNNGATRIYSAGADKIIGTNTLSSDTSRVSIAKAIADALRQ; this is encoded by the coding sequence GTGATTATAGGCGGTTCATCTTCACAAGACTTAGCAGCTAATGTTGCAAAAGAACTCTCAGAAGAGTTATGTTATGTTGAAACTCGAAAGTTTCCAGATGGAGAAAGATATTTAAGAATTATTGGAGAAATTGAAGACGAAGTAACAATTATTCAATCAACAGGATATCCTCAAGATGAAAATTTAATGGAATTATTATTTATAATTTCAAACCTTAAGGATTTGGGAGCAAAAAAAGTCAAAGTCGTTGTTCCTTATATGGGTTATGCAAGACAAGAAAAACGATTCAATCCCGGCGAAACAATTTCAGCTAAAATCGTCTGTGATTTAATTCAAGCGGCCGGTGCTGATGAGTTTATCACTTTCAATATTCATGAAGAATGTGTTTTAAACTTTTTCGACATCCCTGCAAGAAACATATCAGCCATGCCTGCTATTGCAGAATACTTGGATAAAAAATACTTTAAAAAAAGTGGTGAAAAACCATTAATTATCGCACCGGATAAAGGGGCCTACGGTTTTGCACAGGAGATATCTGAAATTATCGGATGTGAATGCACTTATTTAACTAAAGTCCGTTTGGGGCCTGATAAAGTCGAAACTAAAATAGTTGATGTTAGATGTGATAGTGAGAGTGAAAACACTGTTAATGTTGATAGCGTAAAGGGAATGCATGCAATTATTATTGATGATATTATAGCAACTGGAGGAACTATTGTTAATGCTATTAACATCTTAAAACAATATGGCGCTTCATCAATCGATGTATGTTGCGTACATCCAATTTTAACCAATAACGGAGCTACCAGAATTTATTCTGCTGGTGCTGATAAAATCATTGGAACTAACACCTTATCTTCTGACACTTCACGGGTATCTATTGCAAAAGCGATTGCAGATGCATTGAGGCAGTAA
- the uvrB gene encoding excinuclease ABC subunit UvrB encodes MKEFKLKSPYNPLGDQPKAINSLAQGINDDVKEQTLLGVTGSGKTFTMANVIEKVQKPTLVISHNKTLAAQLYEEFKEFFPDNAVEYFVSYYDYYQPEAYVPRTDTFIDKEASINEDIDIMRHSATQSLLSRDDVIVVSSVSCIYGIGSPEDYGEFAFGIHVGDIYDRSEILKRLIFMQYERNDIEFDRGQFRVRGDVIEINPVHGTPPIRIELFGDEIDAISIIDKVTGKKQESLKRYMIYPAKHFVVGQDKMDTALLKINTELDERLSELNATGKLLEAQRLEQRTRFDIEMLQEMGYCPGIENYSMHLSGRKWGEKPYSLLKYFPDDYLTIIDESHVTVPQIRGMYNGDRARKETLVEHGFRLPSAKENRPLRFDEFESSINQVIYVSATPGKYELAKSRNVVEQIIRPTGLVDPEVLIRPVTGQVEDLLKEVRLTTKKDERVLVTTLTKRMAEDLTDYYARIGIKVRYMHSEIDTLERIDIVDDLRRGKFDVLVGVNLLREGLDLPEVSLVAILDADKEGFLRNETSLIQTIGRAARNVNGRVIMYVDDMTDSVRNAYDTTLKRRKLQMKYNEVHGITPKSTQRTLKEKLVEDDKYKVIGADVNSMPKDELRLLINDLEKDMKDAAARLDFERAADLRNKLYALKGFDR; translated from the coding sequence ATGAAGGAATTCAAATTAAAATCACCTTATAATCCATTAGGCGATCAACCAAAAGCCATTAACTCTTTAGCTCAAGGAATAAATGATGATGTAAAAGAACAAACACTTTTAGGTGTAACCGGTTCTGGTAAGACTTTTACAATGGCAAATGTCATTGAAAAAGTCCAAAAACCTACACTTGTCATTTCACATAATAAAACATTGGCAGCACAATTATATGAAGAATTTAAAGAATTCTTCCCAGACAACGCTGTTGAGTACTTTGTTAGCTATTATGATTATTACCAGCCTGAAGCATATGTGCCAAGAACGGATACATTCATTGATAAGGAAGCTTCAATTAATGAAGACATTGATATAATGAGACATTCAGCAACCCAATCTCTCCTTTCAAGAGATGATGTTATTGTTGTAAGTAGTGTAAGTTGTATTTATGGTATTGGGTCTCCTGAGGATTATGGCGAATTTGCTTTCGGAATTCATGTTGGCGACATTTATGATAGGTCTGAAATTCTAAAAAGATTGATTTTCATGCAGTATGAGAGAAATGATATTGAATTCGACCGTGGACAGTTCAGGGTCAGAGGAGATGTCATTGAAATTAATCCTGTTCATGGAACGCCGCCGATTAGAATTGAATTGTTTGGTGATGAAATAGATGCAATTAGCATAATTGACAAGGTCACTGGAAAAAAGCAGGAATCCCTTAAAAGATACATGATTTACCCTGCAAAGCATTTTGTCGTTGGCCAGGATAAGATGGATACCGCTCTTTTAAAAATTAATACTGAATTGGATGAAAGATTGTCTGAGCTAAATGCAACTGGAAAGTTATTGGAAGCTCAAAGACTGGAGCAGAGGACTCGCTTTGATATTGAAATGCTTCAGGAAATGGGGTATTGTCCGGGAATTGAAAATTATTCAATGCATTTATCAGGACGTAAATGGGGAGAAAAGCCATATTCCCTATTGAAATATTTTCCAGATGACTATTTGACCATCATTGATGAATCTCACGTTACTGTTCCTCAAATTAGAGGAATGTATAATGGAGACAGAGCGCGTAAAGAGACTTTAGTAGAGCATGGTTTCAGATTGCCTTCCGCTAAAGAAAATAGGCCTTTAAGATTCGATGAGTTTGAATCATCAATAAATCAGGTTATTTATGTATCGGCAACACCGGGCAAATATGAACTTGCAAAATCAAGAAATGTTGTTGAACAGATTATCCGGCCAACTGGTTTAGTGGACCCGGAAGTTTTAATAAGGCCAGTAACCGGCCAGGTAGAAGATTTGCTTAAAGAGGTTAGATTAACTACCAAGAAGGACGAAAGAGTTTTAGTCACTACTTTAACAAAAAGAATGGCAGAAGACCTAACAGATTATTATGCTAGAATTGGTATTAAAGTAAGATATATGCACTCTGAAATTGATACATTAGAGAGAATTGACATTGTAGATGATTTAAGGCGCGGCAAATTTGATGTTTTAGTTGGTGTAAACCTATTGAGGGAAGGTTTGGATCTTCCTGAAGTTTCTTTAGTAGCTATTTTAGATGCAGATAAGGAAGGATTTTTAAGAAATGAAACTTCATTAATACAGACAATCGGCCGTGCTGCAAGAAACGTTAACGGTCGTGTAATAATGTATGTGGATGACATGACAGATTCTGTTAGAAATGCATATGACACTACACTTAAAAGGCGCAAATTGCAAATGAAATATAATGAAGTTCATGGCATCACACCAAAATCCACTCAAAGAACATTAAAAGAGAAGTTAGTTGAAGATGACAAATACAAAGTCATTGGTGCTGATGTCAATAGTATGCCAAAAGATGAGCTTCGTTTATTAATTAATGATCTGGAAAAAGATATGAAAGATGCGGCTGCAAGACTTGACTTTGAAAGGGCAGCTGATTTGAGAAACAAGCTTTATGCCTTGAAAGGATTTGATAGGTAG